AATTTAGTTTCTATAGTTATATGCTTCTAAATTGGGTGGTAAATGTTGGACACATACATTTGGGTATTTGGACTTACATTTAATTGGATTTGAGCAAAATTTagtataatttcttgtattatatttttaaaaaatttaaatttgaaacttCTCGCAACATAACATAATTTGTAGTATAATATTTAGAACAAAAGGTAgtatttttttttaggtttaatAAAATGATAGAAACTTTTCtgtgatttgaaaaattttactaaCCTCCACTGAagtatatttataggcaaaggcctaattatgaccgtttaggacatgtagggtattattataaaagttttaaaaacACATTAGAAattttaacccagtttaacccttTTAATCTTGGTAAATGATTAAGTAACCTAAGAGGATTCGAGTGGCAAAACTGCAGctcggttgcccgaatagactcagcccAAAAATGCCTTTTAaatggttcgagtgcccgagttcAAATTTGGTTAGCTAAATAAAAGACAGGAAATTTTGGTGcatggtttgggtgcccgaaaatACATTCGGTTAACTAAACTGagggattcggtcgcccgaggcctatTTTGAATTGAAAAGTTCGACAGCCCAAGTTAGTGAAAAGTCACTTTTGAAGGGTTTGGTCGCCTAGGAaagatagggtcattttaggttcggtcgcccaaagcctGGTCAAACCGTTGATATCCCAATGGTTCGGGCACCTGAAGTgatttgaacacctggggttcggtcactcgacctctcacaaatatgtcaattatgttcaatttcatttcaagttgatcccctgattgagcaagttattatggggactgtttgtgcatatgtttagggacctaaggtcttttctaaggccgttttgagatagtcccaaaaattcggctTTGGTTGACCCCCTAAGGTACTTTTATGGTCTATGTAGGATCATTTGTTGAGCTTACTTCATACATGCATaatatgcagagattattatagactcatttaaactgaaattattacagaccccacgataaaaaatacaacattaaatatgttgggtcttcgcTTCTGTttaggttgccgcatgccatcatatgaacttgccaataaaaacatgcacacaaacttggcaaccattaaatagcAAAGTATTTGTCACGATCAAAACAATGGTGTGACCCATACGGTCAACAGTTGGGAACAGGAGTTGTTTCGTGGTCATCAAAGAAGTAGTCAATCGTCACATTGTCAACCACTGAAGCTGAATTTGTTGCAGCAACAACTTGTGCTTGTCAAGCTATTTGGCTGAAGAAGATTCTTGAAGAGTTGTAGTTCAAAGAAGATGGGTCTACTCTCATTTAATGTGACAACAGTTCAGCAATATTAAAGCTCTCAAAAAATCATGTTCTACATGGTCGAAGCAAGCATATAGATGTGAagtatcatttcttgagagatctcATGAATAATGGAGTTATTAATCTGGTTTACTGCAGAAGTGAAGACCAGATTACTAATATTCTAACAAAACTTCTCAAATTTCCAGCATTTCAGAAGGTCAAGGAGCTACTTGGTGTTTGTAGTTCAAAGGACTTTATCTGAGGGATGACGGTTCAAAGTTTGAGTCTTATTAAAATGATGTTATGTATAGAACATCAGTTTAAGGGAGggtttgttaaataaattagtagTAGCACATTAGAATGTATTTTGTTTGTTGCCTAGTTTGTAGGAATTGGTTAGCATGATGTTTGTGGTGCCAGTTGtgtagcatgatgttagtggtgcctaggaGTTGTTTGGCATCATTTTAGTGGTGCCTATTTTAGTGCTTGTAACCGTTTGTTTTTTAACCTATAGTCATTTCCTTATTAATGAAGTGTGGAGTTTTGAGTCCAACTCTATCTAAACATAATGTGTAAAACATAAGTTGTCCAACatatttaaaactaattaaacCCACTAACCTTTTCTTAGTCACAAATTGGTTCACTATTTTTAACTTGGTACAAAAAAATCattaactattataatttattaactCAATCTTTCcatcaaaattttgttaaaaaatgaCTTGTTAAAACCAATTAAAAATATcgattaacttttttttttttttttttcaattcaagcagccaataattcTATTACCAACACACTTAAAGAAGTACTTCCACCAATTAAAACTTAAGTTTGCGTTTTCCATTGGtgatcttttttaaaaataaaatttcttaaaataataattgatATTATTACATTTAGaggaataatttttttgaattcaAAAGATATTATTTGCAAACtaattaattttttctaaaattatcTAAGTTAAACTTGTCATATAATGGGAAAGTGGCTATTAATAAATAGTTAACAAGTATATAAAAATGGAATCAACAGTATAATAAGTTAACTTAATGTATTTAGATACTTAGTATTTTTTCtatcaaattaaattaaaattgaagaattgaattttaaaaggAAACTTTAGTAGTTTTATGATTTTactcattatttttttttaaaacaaaaatttatGAGCAGATTAATTTAGCTAACTCTAAGGTCCCATTTGGAACtcagaaaatattaggaaaaggaaaaaaaaaatatcaaggaattctcatttttatgtttggttatcaagaaaaatgagaacaaaaatgaaaaatataccaaatttataaacaaaattttgatgtTACACATTATTAATAATAAAGGAGGCAACTATAGAAACTATGGAAGAACAAAATGGTAAAATGTTAATGAAAAGCTTACCAAAATGGACAATCCAataagtatttttggtatcacttAAATATTTTAGAATTGTTGTGTTTTTCCTATGCATTTCAACTTAATTTGtttaatgaaattcttctttaatttacccaaaaaaaaaatgcttgTGGTTGAGAATGTTTGTGGTGAAATGAATGTGCTAATATTAActgtattttcttttttaaaaattttaaaagagctAATTAGGGTATGTTTATAGTCATGAATTTGTCAAAGAAAATTAACCTTACACGTTTAAATTGGTGTAAAATGATTAACAGATCCCACCAAGTtgggttaaaatttaatttggTGTTAGAAAACgggtttaatttttttatttaagtttctaaaaaagtacaaaaatagctattttttatttttgaaatatttgtgtaaataaataaacaacaataaaaaaaaaaaatttggcactAATTAGATGTGTGaacaattttattttcatttctaatttttcaaatagttacaaaaatatcactatgtttttcaaattttcaaatatatagaaaagttgggaaatatattttcatttttttctagaaaatatatagtttcaaaattgtaaaattaatttctttttaaCCACACTTTCCTAAATTGTTTGAAATTTCTttgataaataaattacatatttcATGCTATCATAAATTTTTTATAGTGCCTGAGACTTTTAAAggtaatttgtttggaaatgttTATACAGAACACTTATTTCATCTAACATACTATGAATATGATTATAATCACAATTATAGATGAGTCTTAAAATTTGTGAAGAGCATTTAATTTAGGTGTCTTTCTTGACAAACACCTTTCTTACTATAgaaattcaattaaaaaatttaataatttcaaTGTATTGATAACACCTAACTAATATTAATAAACCTGACGATAATTGAAAtaattatctaagaaaaaaaaaagaaaatacacATTAAAATTCTCATGTTATTACAAGATTTGTTGTATCTTTAATGACAACAAATAAGGAAAAATCTAACCATAAAATGTAATAATGgtaaaaatattagaatactacAAGATCTAAAACTTTACCCTCCCCCGACTCTATATAAACTCACTTACGTTTATAGTTTTCATATCGTTTCTTTTGTACTTGAACGATAAAAGCAAAATGAGTTTCGACGCGGCATTGAAATTTTTCATTTCAATAGTTGATGGTTCTCTCCTTCTGAAGCATTTCAAGATAAAAGAGTTTTGCTTGGAAGAGCAAAAGGAAAAATCTCTTCAGAAGAAGATCCTTGTTCTTGGCAATTCAATGAAAAGCATTTAGATCAAGTaatcaatttataattttatatggATGTTATCATGttattgttttcatatttttatttgtaaGTGAGTTGAGTCCAAAGCATGCAATAAAATATGAATAATATGTAAGCAAATTTTATGTTCCTTCTCTttggctgtttttttttttttcggggggCCTCTCTTGATTATTTTGAAGTGAGACCACTTACTCTTTTGTTGGTATAGAAGCTAATCAATGGGTTCTTgtgctatatgtatgcatatttaaGAGAATAATTTctgaaataataaaaagaaaaaagacatttaaattttatatttaggaaaaaaaaataccGAAAAAACAAACAATTGTATGTTGTTCTTCCAATTCAGATTTAATCGTCTTACTTATGCTTCCAAATTTCCAATTCGCACAGCACTCCTCATTTGTTACACATCAAATCAACAAATAAATCAGTCCCAATTGATGAATCAATTAAGCTTCCCGCAGTCGAAATCAGCCATCTTGAGAAGAGATCCGGCCAAAATTCCCGGCAACAAATTGTCCCTCAAGAAGCTCATCACCTTCCCGTCGCTCTGCTGCACCATCCCCACCGTGTACGCCGTCGCTATCAGCCCAATACTCCTCCACCTCCTCTCCTTTCCATACTTCTCCACCGCCTTTTCGATCCTTCCCCATTCGTCGCCGTTTTGTGTTTTCGCCAGGAAGGCATCGCCGAGGCACCTCGCCAGAACGACGCCGTCTTCCAGGGCGGAGCAGCCGCCCTGGCCGATGTCCGGCGTCATCGGGTGCAGGGCGTCGCCGGCGACGCAGACGTTGCCTCTGCAGATCTCTCCCCGGAGAAGATCCCACGGCCACCGGAGCTTCAGCGACGCGCAGGAGATGTTGACGAGCTCGGTTCTTTCCACAACGCTCTGGACTTGTTGAGAGAGTTTGCCGAGCTTGCTCAGCACGAACTGCTTCATCTTTGCTGGATTATCTTCCATGTCGTCTTCTGTCTCTGCAATCAGAGGTTCTGTAAATATTTCTAACTGACTTTCTTTAGATGTAAatgttcttttgaatttttttctgaAATGTTTGAAGTTGTGCTTGGAGTGCATTTGTACgaaaatcaatataaaatttatattttatgtattcaaattcataggctCCTAATCACTAATAAATCAGGTTTGAGAgcattgattttaatttttaaatcaaagtTTGTGTTGATTTAGTTGCATTTGAATCaagtcttaaattttgatttttgagacaTTTCAAGACCCATTCTAAACAGAGAATTTaattagataaaaaaaataattggagACGTAAAACTATAAGCATTTCAAGtcatttaaaaaaattccaaTCAAAGCCTTTAGGgggaaaaataatttaattaatgcGACCAGGAATGTATAAGTTAAGTTTGCTTACTTTGGTCGAGAGAAGTGAAAGTGAAAAACCAATACATCGTCTTCTCATTGCAGGGCATATAACCATATCGTACACCGTGCCCAATGCATTGTAAGAATTTGCGTTCAAATCCATGGCCTTCTGGAAATTCAACCAAAGCCCTAATTGCTGATCGCCCAGCATCGACGGCTTTCTTAAGGCCAAGCCATTTTGCTACCACTGAGTTAACTCCATCACACCCAATTAATACCTTGAATATAAAAAACCAAAATGTATTAGACGTGAATTTCTTGaaatcaatatttttaaaatcaaattgaaTTGATCCATCAACCATGTTTGGATTAAATTTTAGATATAAACTTGATGAAAGAAAATTAACTAGATCAATAAAATAAGGTTAAATTGGtgacaagttttaaaaatattttacttaaAAAATCCAATCATATCACTGATTGAATTTGGCTAATCGACTTGCTAGttctttaatcaattcaattttAAATACACTGCTTGCACTGTTTCTACGATCGTTTTCCTGATCTCCTTTGCATATAGTTATCTGGAACATGCATAATTGCTTTATAGGAGCTTAAACATATCTTCGTAACTAAGTAAACATATTATATAAGTAATTTACCTTAGTTTTAATGCTCGAGCCATCGCCAAGGTGCACAATTTTGAAACATCCTCTTTCTTCAATAGAAACAACCTTAGAAGAATACTTGATTGTACCATGTGGCAATTCCTCCTTTAAGGTTTCAAGTAAAATCTTTCTTATCACACATTGAGTTTCATAATTTTCACTGCATAATTAACCCAAACGTTCATAAGCTATTCACTCGATGATTCATTTTATATCTTACAAGATAGACTCTTgaaaaaatatgtactaaaagGATCAACTCAACCCCGGTAAaaggaaaaattagaaaaaaaaaatgatattaaaatttattaggGACTGTGTCCTTTTATATTATCCATTTAACTTGGTATGTACTTCGGATAGTGTCATTTATAATTTTCCTGATAAATAATGGGCTTTAGTGCAATTATTTTCTCAAACTAGGAGGGCCTCAATTTTTAGACAGTGGCAAGTGGTGACACATTGCCAATTGGGGCGGTGTCCTTTataatttttagataaataaGGGGCTTTAGTGCAATTATTTCCAAGCTTGGAAAGCCTCAATTGTAGACATGTGGCACGTGAGGCACATTTTTTCATTTGGGCAGGAGGATTCCTTTAATTTTTTGGACAAATAATGGCTTAGTTCCATTGTTTCTAAGCTAGGAGGGTACCCTCATCTTTTGAGCTTATTATTTTGATGAGGGGCGTTATAATAACGGGAAATTACCAATATAGGCTCTAAGCAAAAGAATACTTCACTCTTCCCCTTCCTCTCAATGATTTCTCCGAAATGGGGAGCCCCGTAACTGCCGATGACACTCCGAACCTgcacttttatatatatatataatatatattatatataagatATTGTTTGCTAAAGTACTGAGGAATTTACTTTAAGTTTTTTTAAGTAATCCTAATTCAATAAAATCATGATAATTAGAGTAAAGGAGGGAAGGGTACCCGTCAAGGGGAAGATGACGTCGTCTTATGGAATCGGCAATGCCCAAAGCCTCCAGAGCCTTCCAGGCATTGTTCCATGTGATAAGTGCAAACCCTGTAATTCTCAAACCATCCGACGATTCCAACACCAAGCTCCTCAATCCCAACCTTCTCAATGATTTATGGGGTTCATTTAGAttttagagagagggagagaaagagagagagaaagcatgATGGGGGCGGGGGGTACCTGTGGAGTCCCAAAGCGGTGGCGAGGCCTGCAATTCCAGCTCCAACTATAACTATGTCTTCGTTAATCTCCATCTCTATTTGTTAAttggcagagagagagagagagagagagagagagagaggtgagaggGACGACTGCCACTGGCCACCTTATAAACTGGATGGGATCAATAATGGCGGCACAGCGAGAAAACAAAACAAGTGACATCAGCGAATACGTTTGCTTCCTGCTTTCTTTGAATTTAGTTTTATAGTTACCTGGTTCTGAATTTAGTTGGAGACATACATTTGGGTATTTGGACTTAAAACTTAATTGGATTTGAGCAAAATTTagtataatttcttgtattatatttcttaaaattttaaatttaaaacttctCCCAATTTGTAGCATAATATTTACAAAAAAAGAGAGTACTTATTTTTTCTTAGgtttaataaaatgataaaaaattttctgtgatttgaaaaattttactaacctccccgaaattttaaaaatgttatagacaatttttgaaatttgataaaaaaatacaaatattttcttaaaaggtttatcttttttgtaaaatataagaggagatttatattttttttattattacataggaac
The sequence above is a segment of the Malania oleifera isolate guangnan ecotype guangnan chromosome 8, ASM2987363v1, whole genome shotgun sequence genome. Coding sequences within it:
- the LOC131162118 gene encoding monooxygenase 2-like — its product is MEINEDIVIVGAGIAGLATALGLHRLGLRSLVLESSDGLRITGFALITWNNAWKALEALGIADSIRRRHLPLDGFGVSSAVTGLPISEKSLRGRGR
- the LOC131162116 gene encoding monooxygenase 2-like isoform X2: MPCNEKTMYWFFTFTSLDQKTEDDMEDNPAKMKQFVLSKLGKLSQQVQSVVERTELVNISCASLKLRWPWDLLRGEICRGNVCVAGDALHPMTPDIGQGGCSALEDGVVLARCLGDAFLAKTQNGDEWGRIEKAVEKYGKERRWRSIGLIATAYTVGMVQQSDGKVMSFLRDNLLPGILAGSLLKMADFDCGKLN
- the LOC131162116 gene encoding monooxygenase 2-like isoform X1, with translation MPCNEKTMYWFFTFTSLDQKPLIAETEDDMEDNPAKMKQFVLSKLGKLSQQVQSVVERTELVNISCASLKLRWPWDLLRGEICRGNVCVAGDALHPMTPDIGQGGCSALEDGVVLARCLGDAFLAKTQNGDEWGRIEKAVEKYGKERRWRSIGLIATAYTVGMVQQSDGKVMSFLRDNLLPGILAGSLLKMADFDCGKLN